From Pseudomonas putida, one genomic window encodes:
- a CDS encoding bacteriocin immunity protein — MISQKHSLADYTCAEFKAVIEELLQASGTSAWQDRLLEHFIDMTEHPSGSDLLYYPANELEGCAMGVIARIIAWRKSKGFALFKDMQ; from the coding sequence GTGATCAGTCAAAAGCACAGCCTTGCCGATTACACCTGCGCCGAGTTCAAGGCGGTGATCGAGGAACTGCTCCAGGCCTCTGGCACCTCGGCCTGGCAGGACCGATTGCTTGAACACTTTATCGACATGACCGAGCACCCGAGCGGCTCGGATCTGCTCTATTACCCGGCAAACGAACTCGAGGGCTGCGCCATGGGTGTGATCGCACGTATCATTGCCTGGAGAAAATCGAAGGGATTTGCCCTGTTCAAGGATATGCAATGA
- a CDS encoding S-type pyocin produces the protein MAQKLAEQSFANFDEFSESFWMAVAEDPVYSHQFVTSQLNRIKQGWPPRAPFGETAKAVRNYQLCHLDPPTLGGAMYDAENLRIMSVLQYALSSEVQW, from the coding sequence ATCGCACAGAAGCTGGCAGAACAAAGCTTCGCCAACTTCGACGAATTTTCCGAGTCCTTCTGGATGGCCGTCGCCGAGGACCCGGTCTACTCTCATCAATTCGTCACCTCGCAACTCAACCGCATCAAACAAGGCTGGCCACCCCGCGCCCCGTTCGGCGAAACCGCCAAAGCCGTGCGCAACTATCAGCTCTGCCACCTCGACCCACCCACCTTGGGCGGTGCAATGTACGACGCTGAAAACCTGCGAATCATGAGCGTCCTGCAATACGCGCTATCGTCGGAGGTGCAGTGGTGA
- a CDS encoding bacteriocin immunity protein yields the protein MSLKTNYHDYTELEFIEFLKEIYRANTEEPDDVLDPLLEHFSAITEHPSGTDLIYWPENDEQGEPEAVLNIIKTWRAANGKPGFKDN from the coding sequence ATGAGCCTTAAGACCAACTACCACGACTATACAGAGCTGGAATTCATTGAATTCCTAAAGGAAATATACCGGGCCAATACCGAGGAGCCGGATGACGTATTAGATCCTTTGCTGGAGCACTTTTCTGCAATAACCGAGCATCCTAGCGGAACCGACCTGATTTACTGGCCCGAGAATGATGAGCAAGGTGAGCCTGAAGCGGTCCTGAACATTATCAAAACTTGGCGTGCAGCTAACGGAAAGCCCGGATTCAAGGATAACTAA